From Skermanella sp. TT6, a single genomic window includes:
- a CDS encoding tetratricopeptide repeat protein: protein MDTLFVALKRGFIAGTIVGALAGGGAPAGAMTAQAGAETRLSAETLAAVTTVTGSYLAGRHAQQTDDWAAAAEFMGRALASDPGNLALLRRTYLLQLGDGRIGDAAGLARRLTEAEPGNHLAATLLAADDVIAGRFAEAQARLAGGTDDALARYVEPIMLAWIAVGRGDLPAAWSALESMSKAQGFAVLYNFHAGLIAEHAGDAAAAESWFLKAIGAGAPLRIVQTVGGFFERAGRPEEARALYEKFIADNPGTLLLQADLDRLARGEKPAPTVADPRQGIAEALFDIASALNQEGAGELALMYGRIAVHLRADLPLARLMIGDILSQRTRYEAALAEYSAVGGGDGLRWTARLRSAGLLEKLGRTDEAVALLDAMAAERPDRADALIELGDVQRGAERFDQAIAAYDAALERLGEPQARHWLLYYTRAISYDKTKRWTEAERDLQRALELSPDQPLLLNYLGYSWIDRGVNLDRGRSMIERAVQLKPSDGYIIDSLGWALYRLGDFGGAVTHLERAVELKPLDPTINDHLGDAYWQVGRRAEARFQWRRALQNAEEPELAKTIQAKLDNGLPRHQTAADLTAPPPQSPASQGPAQGQSPAR from the coding sequence ATGGACACTCTCTTCGTCGCTCTGAAGCGCGGCTTTATCGCCGGTACCATCGTGGGGGCGCTTGCCGGGGGCGGCGCTCCGGCCGGGGCGATGACGGCGCAGGCGGGGGCCGAGACCCGCCTGTCCGCCGAGACCCTGGCGGCGGTGACGACGGTCACCGGCAGCTATCTCGCCGGCCGGCACGCGCAGCAGACCGACGACTGGGCCGCCGCGGCCGAATTCATGGGGCGGGCGCTCGCCAGCGATCCGGGCAACCTGGCGCTGCTGCGGCGGACCTACCTGCTGCAGCTGGGCGACGGCCGGATCGGCGACGCCGCCGGCCTGGCCCGCCGGCTGACCGAGGCCGAACCCGGCAACCATCTGGCGGCCACCCTGCTGGCGGCGGACGACGTGATCGCCGGCCGCTTCGCGGAGGCTCAGGCTCGGCTCGCCGGCGGCACCGACGACGCGCTGGCCCGCTATGTCGAGCCGATCATGCTGGCCTGGATCGCCGTCGGCCGGGGCGACCTGCCGGCCGCCTGGTCCGCGCTGGAGTCCATGTCCAAGGCCCAGGGCTTCGCGGTGCTCTACAACTTCCACGCCGGCCTGATCGCGGAGCATGCCGGCGACGCGGCCGCGGCCGAAAGCTGGTTCCTGAAGGCGATCGGCGCCGGGGCGCCGCTGCGGATCGTCCAGACGGTCGGAGGCTTCTTCGAGCGGGCCGGACGGCCGGAGGAGGCCCGCGCCCTCTATGAGAAATTCATCGCCGACAATCCCGGCACCCTGCTGCTCCAGGCCGACCTGGACCGGCTGGCACGCGGCGAGAAGCCGGCGCCGACCGTCGCCGACCCCCGCCAGGGCATCGCTGAGGCGCTGTTCGACATCGCGAGCGCCCTGAACCAGGAAGGGGCCGGCGAACTGGCGCTGATGTACGGCCGCATCGCGGTCCATTTGCGCGCCGACCTGCCGCTGGCCCGCCTGATGATCGGCGACATCCTGTCCCAGCGCACCCGCTACGAGGCGGCGCTGGCGGAATATTCCGCGGTCGGCGGTGGCGACGGGCTGCGCTGGACCGCCCGGCTGCGCAGCGCCGGCCTGCTGGAGAAGCTGGGCCGGACCGACGAGGCCGTGGCCCTGCTGGACGCCATGGCGGCCGAACGGCCCGACCGGGCCGACGCGCTGATCGAGCTGGGCGACGTGCAGCGCGGGGCCGAGCGGTTCGACCAGGCGATCGCCGCCTACGATGCGGCGCTGGAACGGCTGGGCGAGCCGCAGGCGCGCCATTGGCTGCTCTACTACACGCGGGCGATCTCCTACGACAAGACCAAGCGCTGGACCGAGGCCGAGAGGGACCTCCAGCGGGCGCTGGAACTGTCCCCCGACCAGCCGCTGCTGCTCAACTACCTGGGATATTCCTGGATCGACCGCGGCGTGAACCTGGACCGCGGCCGGTCCATGATCGAGCGGGCGGTCCAGCTGAAGCCGTCCGACGGCTACATCATCGACAGCCTGGGCTGGGCGCTCTACCGCCTGGGCGATTTCGGCGGCGCCGTCACCCACCTGGAGCGCGCGGTGGAGCTGAAGCCGCTCGACCCGACCATCAACGACCACCTGGGCGACGCCTACTGGCAGGTCGGCCGCCGGGCGGAGGCGCGGTTCCAGTGGCGCCGCGCGCTTCAGAACGCCGAGGAGCCGGAACTGGCCAAGACGATCCAGGCCAAGCTCGACAATGGGCTGCCCCGGCACCAGACCGCCGCCGACCTGACCGCGCCCCCTCCGCAGTCCCCGGCTTCCCAGGGTCCCGCGCAAGGCCAGTCCCCCGCCCGATGA
- a CDS encoding YjbH domain-containing protein: MAPSTMSCGHALAGVAALLAVGLSFPAGAGSSLTDSGGTGLLQVPSARMLPPETLAAGASWTPLYRHGFVTLQALPDLEVTLRQTTGIATPERPGGQSGGLDLKFRLLREDAVRPEVSIGARSLLQTGGQAARYLVMSRRWFDTDWTLGVGWGRFAQGSPFGTRFSPIGGVEVRTPVDGLSLKLDYTGDLLRAERAAHPGLSRPFPVNVGLAWRPLPWIEVGAGLEQGHSAMLLGALVLDPAGLDRLSSAAPPAKEARPAPGARPARTTPRTAERRILAALRSAGMAARAARIDEEEATVWLDEIPDGPPARTAGRAARIMAARAPAEVEMLTVVLGPAELNGTAVSILRADLERAERHAGSPAEIRRTAELGRAGSIDAPPRPPGERWDFTLTPRLDLSPAFRSGPPAYRATLDAAVASGLAGGFVTGAGLRFNLGSDLGSDPDSRSAGGRDEREAGLPTVRGDLARYADGVAVTADHLYTAWLWNPVSDWHTRLSAGHLDEMFGGWEAEVLYRPFGARWAAGADADLVAKRVPGNLLYVEAQGYASVHASVYYESRDGLTHGVLRAGRYLAGDLGATLELSRAYEGGVRIAAYATVTDAGAGAMDQGISIRIPLGLLPGPLSGSGRGLASEVAVRSLGRDAGQRVDQPLRLYDLTGRSGVGRIMGTWNRLLD, encoded by the coding sequence ATGGCTCCATCCACCATGTCATGCGGGCACGCCCTCGCCGGCGTCGCGGCGCTCCTGGCCGTCGGCCTGTCATTCCCCGCCGGCGCCGGTTCGTCGTTGACCGACTCCGGCGGGACCGGGCTGCTGCAGGTCCCCAGCGCCCGCATGCTGCCGCCCGAGACGCTGGCGGCGGGCGCGTCCTGGACGCCGCTGTACCGGCACGGCTTCGTCACGCTGCAGGCCCTGCCGGACCTGGAGGTGACGCTCCGGCAGACCACCGGGATCGCGACCCCTGAGCGTCCCGGCGGGCAGTCGGGCGGATTGGACCTTAAGTTCAGGCTGCTTCGCGAGGACGCCGTCCGGCCCGAGGTCTCGATCGGTGCCCGCAGCCTGCTGCAGACCGGCGGACAGGCGGCCCGCTACCTCGTGATGAGCCGGCGGTGGTTCGACACCGACTGGACCCTGGGCGTCGGCTGGGGCCGGTTCGCGCAGGGGAGCCCGTTCGGCACCCGTTTCTCGCCGATCGGCGGGGTCGAGGTCCGGACCCCGGTCGACGGGCTGTCGCTGAAGCTCGACTATACCGGCGACCTGCTGCGGGCCGAGCGGGCGGCCCATCCCGGCCTGTCCCGTCCGTTCCCGGTGAATGTCGGCCTGGCGTGGCGCCCGCTGCCCTGGATCGAAGTCGGCGCCGGGCTCGAGCAGGGCCATTCCGCCATGCTGCTGGGCGCCCTCGTCCTCGACCCCGCCGGGCTGGACCGCCTTTCCTCCGCGGCCCCGCCGGCGAAGGAAGCGCGCCCCGCGCCGGGTGCCCGCCCGGCGAGGACGACGCCGCGCACCGCCGAACGGCGCATCCTGGCGGCGCTCCGGTCCGCCGGGATGGCCGCCCGGGCGGCCAGGATCGACGAAGAGGAAGCGACGGTCTGGCTGGACGAAATTCCCGACGGGCCGCCCGCGCGCACGGCCGGCCGGGCGGCCCGGATCATGGCGGCACGCGCGCCGGCGGAGGTCGAGATGCTGACCGTGGTGCTCGGCCCGGCGGAACTGAACGGGACCGCGGTGTCCATCCTGCGCGCCGACCTGGAGCGCGCCGAGCGCCATGCCGGTTCGCCGGCCGAGATCCGGCGCACGGCGGAACTGGGCCGCGCCGGGAGCATCGACGCCCCGCCGCGGCCGCCGGGCGAACGCTGGGACTTCACGCTGACCCCGCGGCTGGACCTGTCGCCGGCCTTCCGATCCGGGCCGCCGGCCTACCGCGCGACCCTCGACGCCGCGGTGGCGAGCGGGCTGGCGGGCGGGTTCGTCACCGGCGCCGGTCTGCGCTTCAACCTGGGCAGCGACCTGGGCAGCGACCCGGATAGCCGGTCGGCCGGCGGGCGGGACGAGCGGGAGGCCGGCCTGCCGACGGTGCGCGGCGACCTCGCCCGGTACGCCGACGGCGTCGCGGTCACGGCCGACCACCTGTACACCGCGTGGCTGTGGAACCCGGTCTCCGACTGGCACACCCGCCTGTCCGCGGGCCATCTGGACGAGATGTTCGGCGGCTGGGAGGCCGAGGTGCTGTACCGGCCGTTCGGCGCCCGCTGGGCCGCCGGGGCCGACGCCGACCTGGTGGCGAAGCGGGTTCCCGGCAACCTGCTCTATGTCGAGGCCCAGGGCTACGCCTCGGTCCATGCCAGCGTCTATTACGAGAGCCGCGACGGCCTGACCCACGGCGTGCTCAGGGCCGGCCGCTACCTGGCGGGCGACCTCGGGGCGACGCTGGAGCTGAGCCGCGCGTACGAGGGCGGCGTACGCATCGCCGCCTATGCCACGGTCACCGACGCGGGTGCCGGGGCGATGGACCAGGGAATCAGCATCCGCATCCCGCTCGGGCTGCTGCCGGGCCCCCTGTCCGGCTCCGGCCGCGGGCTGGCATCGGAAGTCGCCGTCAGGTCCTTGGGCCGGGACGCCGGCCAGCGGGTCGACCAGCCCCTGCGCCTGTACGACCTGACCGGGCGCTCCGGCGTCGGCCGGATCATGGGGACCTGGAACCGCCTGCTGGATTGA
- a CDS encoding zinc-dependent alcohol dehydrogenase family protein, with protein sequence MRSIRYERFGEPSDVLFLEEREKPRPGPGEALVRLRLRSINPADLLQVRGLYGQLPQLPATAGMEGVGVVEELGEGVGEGTGPAVGSRVMPLGSPAWQEYACVKAAALLPIPDAMPDRVAAQAFVNPVTAWLMTVEELKLKQGGTVLVTAAGSALGRIVIQLSRRLGFKVIGTVRRAAQADELMALGAHAVVSTADEDLRGRVLELTGGRGADGAIEAVGGAVGAAAASALAPGGTMLVYGLMSGEPIPVPVSDMIFKSLRIRGFWLADWARTAPEDVRRAVISEVFGLLAQGEIDLPVSAVYDLADIRDAVVAAESSGRPGKVLLGG encoded by the coding sequence ATGCGAAGTATTCGATACGAGCGCTTCGGCGAGCCATCCGACGTCCTGTTCCTGGAGGAGCGGGAAAAGCCCCGGCCCGGACCCGGCGAGGCGCTGGTGCGCCTCCGGCTGCGCTCGATCAATCCGGCCGACCTTCTCCAGGTCCGCGGCCTCTACGGCCAGTTGCCGCAACTCCCGGCGACCGCCGGGATGGAAGGCGTCGGGGTGGTCGAGGAACTGGGCGAAGGCGTCGGGGAAGGGACCGGCCCGGCGGTCGGCAGCCGGGTCATGCCGCTGGGGAGCCCGGCCTGGCAGGAATATGCCTGCGTCAAGGCGGCGGCGCTCCTCCCGATCCCGGACGCCATGCCCGACCGGGTCGCGGCGCAGGCCTTCGTCAACCCGGTCACCGCCTGGCTCATGACGGTGGAGGAGCTGAAGCTCAAGCAGGGCGGCACGGTGCTGGTGACGGCGGCCGGCTCGGCCCTGGGGCGCATCGTGATCCAGCTTTCCCGGCGTCTCGGCTTCAAGGTGATCGGCACCGTGCGCCGGGCGGCCCAGGCCGACGAGCTGATGGCGCTCGGCGCCCACGCCGTCGTCTCGACCGCCGACGAGGACCTGCGCGGGCGCGTGCTGGAACTGACCGGCGGCCGGGGCGCCGACGGCGCGATCGAGGCGGTCGGCGGCGCTGTCGGGGCCGCGGCGGCAAGCGCGCTGGCACCGGGGGGCACGATGCTGGTCTATGGCCTGATGTCGGGCGAGCCGATTCCGGTCCCGGTGTCCGACATGATCTTCAAGAGCTTGCGGATCAGGGGCTTCTGGCTGGCCGACTGGGCCCGGACGGCGCCGGAGGATGTGCGCCGCGCCGTGATCTCCGAGGTGTTCGGCCTGCTGGCCCAAGGGGAGATCGATCTTCCCGTGTCCGCCGTCTATGATCTGGCCGATATCCGCGACGCGGTCGTCGCCGCGGAGTCTTCCGGCCGTCCCGGCAAGGTGCTGCTCGGCGGCTAG
- a CDS encoding MetQ/NlpA family ABC transporter substrate-binding protein translates to MNIPSAKILSRRLGAALVGAAAIALAGAASAETVRVGVSAGPHAQILDAVKPIAAKQGLEIKIVEFTDYVIPNAALAAGEIEANSFQHQPYLDNQVQDRGLDLVSVGKTVVFPMGIYSNKVKSLAELPEGATVAVPNDPTNGGRALLLLEAEGVIKLTEGAGLKATPIDVVENPKNIRIVELDAAQLPRSLGDVTAAAVNTNYALESGLNPLTDAIARESADSPYTNIIAVREQDKDKPWVKQLVEAYHSPEVKQFVQDKFKGSVVAGW, encoded by the coding sequence ATGAACATCCCCTCCGCCAAGATCCTGTCCCGGCGCCTCGGCGCCGCCCTGGTCGGCGCCGCCGCCATCGCCCTCGCGGGCGCGGCCTCCGCCGAGACCGTCCGGGTCGGCGTTTCGGCCGGCCCGCACGCCCAGATCCTGGACGCGGTCAAGCCGATCGCCGCCAAGCAGGGGCTGGAGATCAAGATCGTCGAGTTCACCGACTACGTCATCCCCAACGCGGCCCTGGCCGCCGGCGAGATCGAGGCGAACTCCTTCCAGCACCAGCCCTACCTTGACAACCAGGTCCAGGACCGGGGACTGGACCTGGTCTCGGTCGGCAAGACCGTCGTGTTCCCCATGGGGATCTACTCCAACAAGGTGAAGAGCCTGGCCGAGCTGCCCGAGGGCGCCACCGTGGCCGTGCCGAACGACCCGACCAACGGCGGCCGGGCGCTGCTGCTGCTGGAGGCCGAGGGCGTGATCAAGCTGACCGAGGGCGCCGGGCTGAAGGCCACCCCGATCGACGTCGTCGAGAACCCGAAGAACATCCGCATCGTCGAGCTCGACGCGGCGCAGCTCCCCCGCTCGCTCGGCGACGTGACGGCGGCGGCGGTCAACACCAACTACGCGCTGGAATCCGGCCTGAACCCGCTGACCGACGCGATCGCCCGCGAGAGCGCGGACTCCCCCTACACCAACATCATCGCGGTGCGCGAGCAGGACAAGGACAAGCCCTGGGTCAAGCAGCTGGTCGAGGCTTACCACTCGCCGGAGGTCAAGCAGTTCGTCCAGGACAAGTTCAAGGGCTCGGTGGTCGCCGGCTGGTGA
- a CDS encoding 4-(cytidine 5'-diphospho)-2-C-methyl-D-erythritol kinase — translation MTPDRSVMVEHAPAKLNLYLHVLGRRPDGYHELDSLVVFADVHDTVAVRPADRLTLEIDGPFAPALAGEAAGDNLVTRAAVLLGRATGREEPGVAITLTKRLPVASGIGGGSADAAACLRALARLWDIGGDDSRLAPIATRLGADVPVCLSGRPAYFGGIGDIVDPAPPLPPCAVVLVNPGTPLATPAVFKARSGAFSLPARFDGEPPADAAALATLLAARGNDLTAPARTLVPAIGEVLEALGRTPGCLLARLSGSGATCFALYADREEAAAAAAGLESRHPGWWIRAGGLLA, via the coding sequence ATGACTCCCGACCGGTCCGTGATGGTCGAGCACGCTCCGGCGAAGCTCAACCTCTACCTGCATGTTCTCGGCCGCCGTCCGGACGGATATCACGAGCTGGACAGCCTCGTCGTCTTCGCCGACGTCCACGACACCGTGGCGGTCCGCCCGGCCGACCGCCTGACGCTGGAGATCGACGGCCCCTTCGCGCCCGCCCTGGCCGGGGAGGCCGCCGGCGACAACCTGGTGACCCGGGCCGCCGTCCTGCTCGGGCGCGCGACCGGACGGGAGGAGCCCGGCGTCGCGATCACGCTGACCAAGCGCCTGCCGGTGGCGTCCGGCATCGGCGGCGGATCGGCCGACGCCGCCGCCTGCCTGCGGGCGCTGGCCCGGCTGTGGGACATCGGCGGGGACGACTCCCGGCTGGCACCGATCGCTACCCGCCTGGGGGCCGACGTGCCCGTCTGCCTCAGCGGCAGGCCCGCCTATTTCGGCGGGATCGGCGACATCGTGGATCCGGCGCCGCCGCTGCCGCCCTGCGCGGTGGTGCTGGTCAACCCCGGAACGCCGCTGGCCACCCCGGCGGTGTTCAAGGCCCGGAGCGGCGCATTCTCCCTCCCGGCCCGCTTCGACGGGGAGCCGCCGGCCGATGCCGCCGCCCTGGCGACGCTGCTGGCCGCTCGGGGCAACGACCTGACCGCCCCGGCGCGGACCCTGGTCCCCGCCATCGGCGAAGTGCTGGAAGCGCTGGGCCGGACGCCGGGGTGTCTGCTCGCTCGCCTGTCGGGCAGCGGCGCCACCTGCTTCGCGCTCTATGCCGACCGGGAGGAAGCCGCCGCCGCAGCCGCCGGCCTGGAGAGCCGTCACCCCGGATGGTGGATCCGGGCGGGCGGGCTGCTGGCCTGA
- a CDS encoding methionine ABC transporter permease: MSPQVYALLVNATVETLYMVGLAALLGTLLGLPLGILLATTGRGELLQNVAFNRIAGVVVNATRSTPFIILVVAIIPFTRLVAGTSIGTSAAIVPLTVAAIPFIARLIEGAIREVDRGLIEAAEAMGATPLQIIAKFLLPEALPGIVLGLTLAVVSLIGYSAMVGAVGGGGLGDLGIRYGYQRFLPEVMAAVVLVLIVLVQIVQSLGDRLARKLNKRAIGTR, from the coding sequence ATGTCCCCGCAAGTCTACGCGCTGCTGGTTAACGCCACCGTCGAAACGCTCTACATGGTGGGTCTGGCAGCGCTGCTGGGTACCCTGCTGGGGCTGCCGCTGGGCATTCTGCTGGCGACCACCGGGCGGGGCGAACTGCTCCAGAACGTGGCGTTCAACCGGATCGCCGGCGTGGTGGTCAACGCCACCCGCTCCACCCCGTTCATCATCCTGGTCGTCGCGATCATCCCCTTCACCCGGCTGGTCGCCGGCACCTCGATCGGGACCTCGGCGGCGATCGTGCCGCTGACCGTGGCGGCGATCCCGTTCATCGCGCGCCTGATCGAGGGCGCCATCCGGGAGGTGGACCGCGGCCTGATCGAGGCGGCCGAGGCGATGGGCGCGACGCCGCTCCAGATCATCGCCAAGTTCCTGCTGCCCGAGGCGCTGCCCGGCATCGTGCTGGGCCTGACGCTCGCGGTGGTCAGCCTGATCGGCTACTCGGCCATGGTCGGCGCGGTCGGCGGCGGGGGCCTGGGCGACCTGGGCATCCGGTACGGCTACCAGCGCTTCCTGCCGGAAGTGATGGCCGCCGTCGTCCTGGTGCTGATCGTGCTGGTCCAGATCGTCCAGAGCCTGGGCGACCGGCTCGCCCGCAAGCTCAACAAGCGGGCCATCGGAACCCGCTGA
- a CDS encoding L,D-transpeptidase family protein, translating to MRVLLRRVLVLCALGGWPGAAPASAQAVEPFLPALAEATEADVAIARRLGKDGPLEVDGQRLRNLAALRRFYAERGFDPAWTDASGLAPAAPGLVALVRQAEREGLEPQHYHPDAIERRQGMADVATLAELDLLITDAVMEYAVDLRAGRLAPRQIAPELAAAPPRLDPQEIARAALAAPDLAAFLTGFTPPHPQYAALRDVLKRYRAVAAAGGWPAAGEGPVLKPGMQDAGVPALRRRLAATGDYAGKDLASPLYDAPLEAAVKRFQSYNGLGQDGVVGVSTRAALNIPAARRVGQIIANMERWRWLEDDLGERHVMVNIPGYTLKGVAPGVEPLRMPVIVGTVERPTPVFSHRINHLVFNPTWTIPPTVARNDILPKLIRNPGYLKENGITLYESWAAGARKLDARGIDWRSVGSRITRYRMRQDPGPKNSLGQVKFMFPNEFDVYLHDTPARDKFSRNARGLSSGCVRVGDPDALARFLMEGMADWTAERRRQVLDAGETKTVWLRQSVPVHLTYQTVFVDEAGRTQFREDIYDRDGAFMNALAKRLPVQQTVAQAVN from the coding sequence ATGAGAGTCCTTCTCCGTAGAGTCCTGGTCCTTTGCGCCCTCGGCGGCTGGCCCGGCGCGGCGCCCGCGTCGGCCCAGGCGGTCGAGCCGTTCCTTCCGGCGCTGGCGGAGGCGACGGAGGCCGACGTCGCGATCGCGCGCCGGCTCGGCAAGGACGGCCCGCTCGAGGTGGACGGCCAGCGGCTGCGCAATCTCGCCGCGCTTCGCCGCTTCTATGCCGAGAGGGGCTTCGACCCGGCCTGGACCGACGCTTCCGGCCTGGCCCCCGCGGCGCCCGGGCTGGTGGCGCTGGTCCGGCAGGCGGAACGGGAAGGGCTGGAGCCGCAGCACTACCATCCCGACGCGATCGAGCGGCGGCAGGGCATGGCCGACGTGGCGACGCTGGCCGAACTGGACCTGCTGATCACCGACGCGGTCATGGAATACGCCGTCGACCTGCGCGCCGGACGCCTGGCTCCCCGCCAGATCGCGCCGGAGCTTGCCGCGGCGCCGCCCCGCCTCGACCCGCAGGAGATCGCCCGGGCCGCCCTGGCGGCGCCGGACCTCGCCGCCTTCCTGACCGGCTTCACGCCGCCCCATCCGCAGTACGCGGCCCTGCGCGACGTGCTGAAGCGGTACCGCGCGGTCGCGGCGGCGGGCGGCTGGCCCGCGGCGGGCGAAGGGCCGGTGCTGAAGCCGGGCATGCAGGACGCCGGCGTGCCGGCGCTGCGGCGGCGCCTCGCCGCGACCGGCGACTATGCCGGCAAGGACCTCGCCTCCCCGCTGTACGACGCTCCCCTGGAGGCGGCGGTGAAGCGGTTCCAGTCCTACAACGGCCTTGGCCAGGACGGCGTGGTCGGCGTCTCGACGCGGGCGGCTCTCAACATCCCGGCGGCCCGGCGGGTCGGCCAGATCATCGCCAACATGGAGCGCTGGCGCTGGCTGGAGGATGACCTGGGCGAGCGGCACGTCATGGTGAACATACCCGGCTACACCCTCAAGGGCGTGGCGCCGGGGGTCGAGCCGCTGCGCATGCCGGTGATCGTCGGCACCGTGGAGCGACCGACGCCGGTGTTCAGCCACCGCATCAACCATCTGGTGTTCAATCCGACCTGGACGATCCCGCCCACGGTCGCCCGCAACGACATCCTGCCGAAGCTGATCCGCAATCCCGGCTACCTGAAGGAGAACGGCATAACCCTGTACGAGAGCTGGGCGGCCGGCGCGCGGAAGCTCGACGCCCGGGGGATCGACTGGCGGAGCGTCGGGTCCAGGATCACCCGTTACCGGATGCGCCAGGATCCGGGGCCGAAGAACTCGCTGGGCCAGGTCAAGTTCATGTTCCCCAACGAATTCGACGTCTACCTGCACGACACCCCGGCGCGCGACAAGTTCAGCCGCAACGCCCGCGGCCTGTCGTCGGGCTGCGTCCGCGTCGGCGATCCCGACGCCCTGGCCCGGTTCCTGATGGAGGGCATGGCGGACTGGACGGCGGAGCGCCGCCGGCAGGTTCTCGACGCCGGGGAGACGAAGACCGTCTGGCTGCGGCAATCGGTCCCGGTCCACCTGACCTACCAGACCGTCTTCGTCGACGAGGCCGGCCGGACCCAGTTCCGGGAGGATATCTATGACCGCGACGGCGCCTTCATGAACGCCCTGGCGAAGCGGCTGCCGGTCCAGCAGACGGTGGCGCAGGCGGTGAACTGA
- a CDS encoding pentapeptide repeat-containing protein, protein MLDRHSRWVRGLAGGARADLSLSNLEGLDLCYVDLRGALLRGAKLARANLACARLSGSDLFCVDLRHCDLRGADLSGADLRGARLHSADCTGANFRDADLREGNPMAPIGGPPDPQASPRAPGHGLPVPAGLCSRTDLTAASLRRADLTGADLTGCNLQNADLSEADLTGTNLSECRLCGANLDGAALAGTRFHNADLVGTRLSGCDLTHADLAGAHFTKMLDTLGLEIQRVINNHERWIESGGARGARAELDGADLNRVDLRNVNLSGATLRGASLVKALLAGARMIMADLSGADLSGANLSGADLSGANLSYARLNGADLHDALLCPAQILDGNGKPSGRIWATSLLGADLRRAHLVGTQLASANLSEANLDLADLAGADLTGAKLPGAPYFR, encoded by the coding sequence GTGTTGGACAGGCACTCGCGATGGGTCAGGGGTCTGGCGGGCGGGGCTCGCGCCGATCTTTCCCTGTCGAACCTGGAGGGACTGGATCTCTGCTACGTCGACCTGCGCGGCGCCCTGCTGCGCGGCGCCAAGCTTGCCAGGGCCAACCTGGCGTGCGCAAGGCTGTCCGGCTCCGACCTGTTCTGCGTCGACCTGCGCCACTGCGACCTGCGCGGCGCCGATCTTTCCGGTGCCGACCTGCGCGGCGCCCGGCTGCATTCGGCGGACTGCACCGGGGCCAATTTCCGGGACGCCGACCTGCGCGAGGGGAACCCGATGGCTCCCATCGGCGGTCCCCCGGACCCGCAGGCCAGCCCCCGCGCGCCCGGGCACGGCCTGCCGGTGCCCGCCGGACTGTGCTCGCGGACGGACCTGACCGCCGCGTCGCTGCGCCGGGCCGACCTCACCGGGGCGGACCTGACCGGCTGCAACCTGCAGAATGCGGATCTCAGCGAAGCCGACCTGACCGGCACGAACCTGTCGGAATGCCGCCTGTGCGGCGCGAACCTGGACGGCGCGGCGCTGGCCGGCACCCGGTTCCACAACGCCGACCTGGTCGGCACCCGCCTGTCCGGCTGCGACCTGACCCATGCCGACCTGGCCGGCGCGCATTTCACCAAGATGCTGGACACCCTGGGGCTGGAGATCCAGCGAGTGATCAACAACCACGAGCGCTGGATCGAGAGCGGCGGCGCGCGGGGCGCCCGGGCCGAACTGGACGGCGCCGACCTCAACCGCGTCGACCTGCGCAACGTCAACCTGAGCGGCGCCACCCTGCGCGGAGCGTCGCTGGTCAAGGCCCTACTGGCGGGCGCCAGGATGATCATGGCCGACCTGTCCGGCGCCGACCTGTCCGGCGCCAACCTCAGCGGCGCCGACCTGTCGGGCGCCAACCTCAGCTACGCCCGGCTGAACGGCGCGGACCTGCACGACGCGCTGCTGTGCCCCGCGCAGATCCTGGACGGCAACGGCAAGCCGAGCGGCCGGATCTGGGCGACCTCCCTGCTGGGGGCCGACCTGCGCCGGGCGCATCTCGTCGGCACGCAGCTGGCCTCCGCCAACCTCAGCGAGGCGAACCTCGACCTCGCCGACCTCGCCGGCGCCGACCTGACCGGCGCCAAGCTGCCCGGGGCGCCGTATTTTCGCTGA
- a CDS encoding DUF882 domain-containing protein, whose translation MMRDERAEQGRASMVGRRSFLCFGVAAATSVILDPAQALAAGRVAPPRRVSLLNTHTGERLTAEYWNRGRYQRDALRAIDRILRDHRTDAVHPIDPGLLDTIHALHARLGARAPLHVISGYRSPETNEMLRETGGGGVARSSFHMRGMAIDIRVPGTDTRMVRRAALRLRAGGVGFYPQSDFVHMDVGPVRSW comes from the coding sequence ATGATGCGGGATGAGCGCGCGGAGCAGGGCCGGGCAAGCATGGTCGGGCGTCGTTCATTCCTTTGCTTCGGTGTCGCCGCCGCCACTTCCGTCATCCTGGATCCCGCCCAGGCCCTGGCCGCCGGCCGGGTCGCCCCGCCCCGGCGGGTATCGCTCCTGAACACCCATACCGGCGAGCGGCTCACCGCGGAATACTGGAACCGGGGGCGCTACCAGCGCGACGCGCTGCGGGCCATCGACAGGATCCTGCGGGACCACCGCACCGATGCGGTTCACCCGATCGATCCCGGGCTGCTGGACACAATCCACGCGCTGCATGCCCGGCTCGGCGCCCGCGCGCCGCTCCATGTCATCTCCGGCTACCGCTCGCCCGAGACCAACGAGATGCTGCGGGAAACCGGCGGCGGCGGGGTCGCCCGCAGCAGCTTCCATATGCGCGGCATGGCGATCGACATCCGGGTTCCGGGGACCGACACCCGGATGGTCAGGCGGGCGGCGCTGCGCCTGCGGGCCGGGGGCGTCGGCTTCTATCCCCAAAGCGACTTCGTCCATATGGATGTCGGGCCGGTCCGCTCCTGGTGA